GCACCAGTGAAGCAAATTCTTCCTCATTGTACAAACGGGTTAGCTTTACTATTTTTCCTTCTTTATCTATCAAAACATTCCGCGTTATGCCGGACTCACGCAATGCATATTTTGCAAAAATATCTGCACCGGGATCCAACCCCAAAGGATAAGTGACTCCGGTAGACTTTGCAAAGGCGAGCACTTTATCAAGCGGCTCGTCACGGTCAATACCAATCAGGGCAAAGTCTGCATTATCTTTATGCTTCAACCAAATGTCCTTCTCTATAAACGGCATTTCCTTCCGACAAACACCACACCAACTTGCCGTGAACTGCAACATTACCACTTTACCACGGAGAGAAGATAAAGTCACCTGCTTACCGTCAGTCAGAGTTATGGTAAAGTCTGGTGCTACCTCACCTACCTTCACGATATATCCCGTGCTATCTGCTTGAGTAGTTATCACGTCT
The nucleotide sequence above comes from Bacteroides caccae. Encoded proteins:
- a CDS encoding TlpA family protein disulfide reductase, coding for MKKKIMNVCGVAFVAVSLLACSGQKKGMAATEMASDSTKVVGDVITTQADSTGYIVKVGEVAPDFTITLTDGKQVTLSSLRGKVVMLQFTASWCGVCRKEMPFIEKDIWLKHKDNADFALIGIDRDEPLDKVLAFAKSTGVTYPLGLDPGADIFAKYALRESGITRNVLIDKEGKIVKLTRLYNEEEFASLVQTINEMLK